Proteins from a single region of Candidatus Methylomirabilota bacterium:
- a CDS encoding HAD-IIA family hydrolase, with the protein MTRSRRGLREMRGFIFDLDGCVWTGDVLISGAADVLALLRGQGRALTFLTNNSRARAATMQAKLERLGIQAAVNEVLTPLEILGRVLDTHVGPASRVLAIGGSELEAAVVDGSHSLVPMDRYREAQAVVVGNDFDFSYERLTAASRAVAGGAAFLTPNLDPRLPVEGDDFLPGCGAIVEAVAAAAGLRPLVVGKPEPPLFELALARMGLTAEDAAMVGDSVDSDIRGARRVGLTAVLLAPKGGLDGVAHYMVKSMSQLRRLLETYSP; encoded by the coding sequence GTGACCCGATCCCGGCGCGGGCTGCGCGAGATGCGCGGCTTCATCTTCGATCTCGACGGCTGCGTGTGGACCGGCGACGTGCTGATATCGGGCGCCGCCGACGTGCTGGCGCTCCTGCGGGGCCAGGGCAGGGCGCTCACGTTCCTCACCAACAACTCGCGGGCACGCGCGGCGACCATGCAGGCCAAGCTCGAGCGGCTGGGCATCCAGGCGGCCGTGAACGAGGTGCTGACCCCGCTCGAGATCCTCGGTCGCGTGCTCGACACGCACGTCGGCCCGGCCTCGCGGGTTCTCGCCATCGGCGGCTCCGAGCTCGAAGCCGCGGTCGTGGACGGCTCGCACAGCCTGGTGCCCATGGACCGCTACCGCGAGGCGCAGGCCGTGGTCGTCGGCAACGACTTCGACTTCTCCTACGAGCGGCTGACGGCAGCCTCTCGGGCCGTCGCCGGCGGAGCAGCCTTCCTCACGCCCAACCTCGATCCGCGGCTGCCCGTTGAGGGCGACGACTTCCTCCCGGGCTGTGGCGCGATCGTCGAGGCCGTGGCGGCCGCCGCGGGCTTGCGCCCGCTTGTCGTGGGCAAGCCGGAGCCGCCGCTGTTCGAGCTGGCGCTCGCGCGCATGGGGCTCACCGCGGAGGACGCGGCCATGGTGGGCGACAGCGTGGACTCCGACATCCGCGGGGCGCGCCGCGTGGGGCTGACGGCCGTGCTCCTGGCCCCCAAGGGCGGTCTCGACGGCGTCGCCCACTACATGGTCAAGTCCATGAGCCAGCTGCGCCGCCTGCTCGA